From a single Nostoc edaphicum CCNP1411 genomic region:
- a CDS encoding CmpA/NrtA family ABC transporter substrate-binding protein, producing MAKLSRRKFLATTGAAALLTQTITHRGTSGSPLTQLSSGVYAGYSDTPEVTTAKLGFIAVTSCSPLIIAKAKGFFAKYGMPDVQVNKQASWAVTRDKLMLSSADGGLDGAHLLFPMTYLIATGEITYGRKIPIYILARLNLNGQGISLANAHKNLNLGLDSFALKSALAQKALTGEISRFAIPYRRVTGDFFMRWWLAYGGIDPERDASLMVVPPPQMVANMRGGTMDGFCVVDPWHHRLIKQKLGYSAVTSGELWNNHPEKALAMRGNWVDKHPNAAKALLAAVLEAQIWCDRPENIEEMVRILSQRQWMGVKSDLLRDRLLGKFDYGNGRVVENSPHAIKFWRNNASYPYKSHDLWFLIEDMRWGHRSPEFQTKPLIEAVNREDLWREAAKLIGQEKAIPPNTSRGIEKFFNGLEFDPENPQAYLNAPTIRKV from the coding sequence ATGGCAAAGCTTTCCAGACGCAAATTTTTAGCAACCACAGGTGCAGCAGCACTATTGACTCAAACCATAACCCATCGTGGCACTTCTGGCTCCCCTCTTACCCAGTTGAGTTCAGGTGTATATGCTGGTTATAGCGATACTCCTGAGGTGACAACCGCTAAACTAGGCTTCATCGCTGTTACCAGCTGCTCTCCTTTAATTATCGCCAAAGCTAAAGGCTTTTTTGCTAAGTATGGTATGCCTGATGTCCAGGTAAATAAGCAGGCTTCTTGGGCTGTTACGCGTGACAAACTGATGTTAAGTTCAGCCGATGGTGGCTTGGATGGTGCCCATTTACTCTTTCCCATGACATACCTGATTGCGACAGGAGAGATTACATACGGTCGTAAAATACCTATATATATCCTGGCTCGTTTAAATTTGAATGGACAAGGGATTTCACTTGCCAATGCCCATAAAAATTTAAATCTTGGTTTGGACAGTTTTGCCCTCAAATCAGCTTTGGCTCAGAAGGCGTTGACTGGAGAAATCTCCCGCTTTGCTATTCCCTATCGACGGGTAACAGGAGATTTTTTCATGCGCTGGTGGCTTGCTTATGGCGGTATTGATCCGGAACGAGATGCATCCCTGATGGTGGTACCACCGCCTCAAATGGTAGCTAACATGCGCGGTGGGACGATGGATGGTTTTTGTGTGGTCGATCCTTGGCATCATCGTTTGATTAAACAGAAGCTTGGATACTCAGCTGTAACTAGTGGAGAGTTGTGGAACAATCACCCTGAAAAAGCACTCGCCATGCGTGGTAACTGGGTAGATAAGCATCCTAATGCAGCTAAAGCACTGCTAGCTGCTGTTTTGGAAGCTCAGATATGGTGCGATCGCCCTGAAAATATAGAGGAAATGGTAAGGATTCTCTCACAACGCCAATGGATGGGAGTCAAAAGTGATTTACTTCGCGATCGCTTACTGGGCAAGTTTGATTATGGAAACGGTCGCGTTGTAGAAAATAGTCCTCATGCGATTAAGTTTTGGCGCAATAATGCTTCCTACCCTTATAAAAGCCATGATTTGTGGTTTTTAATTGAAGATATGCGATGGGGGCATCGTTCCCCAGAATTTCAGACTAAACCTTTAATTGAGGCTGTAAATCGCGAAGATTTGTGGCGAGAAGCAGCTAAACTTATTGGTCAAGAAAAAGCGATTCCGCCAAATACATCACGGGGCATAGAGAAATTTTTTAATG